A window of the Fusarium poae strain DAOMC 252244 chromosome 3, whole genome shotgun sequence genome harbors these coding sequences:
- a CDS encoding hypothetical protein (BUSCO:43381at5125): MPNATNLSRAATVSAASGSQRQLLQRRGSFTVDRSDSKSFSDHSLDNKRVSRDDLALILKSTRKGNVTAFHIPIHGRLPSPDLSPRTSSLSTTTLVRTSTPDSVGDTGEIGVIAVGMAIGSPSHMGDSVPAPWNPQNRAMNAAVDAPESIQESEPKPASEPVEEHDQKHRKWGIFRSKSKRGTRPEKPQRSLTDSNASTTSLTSSGLPSSVSGEPSSRRPPKHKPIVIRSHTEPTISQPTQVAEESPLPTQTPSQATFSPSKLGKEKATTEIKATKETKPKEPGSGGMGRKMSLRAFRGDSSKKRAQRVAVPPSSPPPMPAIPRSLLDVEIPDVKMDRYSVMFNSVLQPQQGSASSLLARRQANLDHLKMVKDAITENRDFRRPRRATSPQPSPNFVPTGDQMKPLPSPRFRANTSPAPYDSASFVQTPEILTHEAKAQVVTLSRTEVQHGKFASQATHYQPVLVSKFNRRPSGTNVERISLVPKIHPSPPRAVVSPEKFSRQNSPYTPVSGAVPVSPEHTDDEKDVHVAKGRNTSPSQASWQMASPPASVTSSNAGASRRFSPSSSLSSPKKKSSDTDAQEALRNAVEISIARQISVSQQQRKMLHPLKSNPSVRHRRNGSPATSGPGYIPIEEGERLAETRSSTPVLVNPRELTNSPDAYQTHRKSEMVIFEDS; the protein is encoded by the coding sequence ATGCCTAATGCTACAAATCTCTCCAGAGCCGCTACTGTGTCAGCGGCCTCCGGTTCTCAACGACAGTTACTACAGCGCAGAGGTAGTTTCACCGTCGATCGTTCAGACAGCAAATCCTTTTCTGATCATTCCTTGGATAACAAACGTGTTTCCAGAGACGACCTTGCCCTCATCCTAAAAAGCACAAGGAAGGGCAACGTAACGGCGTTTCATATCCCCATCCATGGCCGACTTCCATCTCCCGACCTCAGCCCGCGCACTTCATCACTATCAACAACGACTCTAGTGCGAACCTCAACCCCAGATTCTGTGGGAGACACCGGAGAGATTGGAGTAATCGCCGTCGGTATGGCCATAGGAAGTCCATCACACATGGGAGACTCAGTGCCGGCGCCTTGGAACCCGCAAAACAGGGCTATGAATGCAGCAGTTGATGCACCAGAATCTATACAAGAATCCGAACCTAAGCCTGCGTCGGAGCCTGTTGAGGAACACGATCAAAAGCATCGCAAGTGGGGTATATTTCGTTCAAAGTCAAAACGAGGAACGAGGCCGGAGAAGCCTCAACGGTCTTTGACAGATAGCAACGCTTCCACCACATCATTAACTTCTTCTGGACTACCATCATCAGTCTCGGGAGAACCGAGTTCACGAAGGCCACCAAAACATAAACCAATTGTTATTCGATCTCACACTGAGCCAACTATTTCCCAGCCAACACAGGTGGCTGAAGAATCACCACTGCCTACACAAACACCAAGCCAGGCCACCTTTTCGCCGTCAAAACTTGGGAAAGAGAAGGCTACCACCGAAATCAAGGCAACAAAAGAGACAAAGCCAAAAGAGCCCGGATCTGGAGGGATGGGTCGCAAGATGTCACTGAGGGCCTTCCGAGGCGACTCGAGCAAGAAGAGAGCGCAAAGGGTAGCCGTGCCACCCTCCTCACCTCCACCAATGCCTGCAATTCCTCGGTCACTACTTGACGTCGAAATCCCTGATGTTAAGATGGACCGTTATAGTGTTATGTTTAACAGTGTATTGCAGCCACAGCAAGGATCAGCTTCCTCACTGCTTGCCCGGCGACAAGCGAATCTAGATCATCtcaagatggtcaaggatGCTATTACTGAAAATCGAGATTTTCGTCGTCCACGGAGAGCAACCTCGCCACAGCCCTCGCCGAATTTCGTTCCTACTGGAGATCAGATGAAGCCCTTGCCTTCCCCTCGCTTCCGCGCTAACACATCTCCTGCCCCGTACGACTCAGCCAGTTTTGTGCAGACGCCAGAGATCTTAACCCATGAAGCCAAGGCCCAGGTCGTTACACTCTCACGCACAGAAGTGCAGCACGGAAAGTTTGCCTCACAGGCCACACACTACCAGCCTGTTTTAGTCTCCAAGTTCAACAGACGCCCAAGCGGCACGAATGTCGAAAGAATCAGCCTTGTTCCAAAGATACACCCTTCGCCCCCTAGGGCAGTCGTCTCACCAGAAAAATTCTCCAGACAGAACTCGCCCTACACACCGGTCTCTGGAGCAGTGCCCGTGTCTCCTGAACACACAGATGACGAGAAAGATGTTCATGTCGCCAAGGGAAGAAACACATCTCCCTCCCAGGCGTCATGGCAAATGGCCTCACCTCCCGCTTCGGTCACATCATCTAACGCGGGGGCTTCAAGGCGATTTTCACCTTCCTCATCCCTATCGTctcccaagaagaagagttccGACACTGACGCCCAGGAAGCTCTGCGAAACGCCGTCGAGATCTCTATCGCTCGCCAGATCAGCGTTTCTCAACAGCAGCGCAAGATGCTGCATCCCCTGAAGAGCAACCCTAGTGTTAGGCATAGGCGTAATGGCAGTCCTGCTACATCCGGGCCTGGCTATATCCCCATCGAGGAGGGTGAACGCCTGGCTGAGACTAGGTCGTCTAC